From Primulina tabacum isolate GXHZ01 chromosome 2, ASM2559414v2, whole genome shotgun sequence, one genomic window encodes:
- the LOC142537639 gene encoding uncharacterized protein LOC142537639 yields the protein MAVATIVAATLQGFVNPLANAIQPPQKPQPRGIKYNYESLRRNRVPTFDGNPDPEVSHNWLKNVELQLHLLEVPEELRVEVVIPFLEDRARKWWETVSPSLAKVEDITWQIFKRHFLKQYYPAEFRLQKLNEFENFRQTPDMAVMEYTSRFNDLGTYVPTIMSDETLKMHRFKKGLSSRIQSALAMFKPNNFADLMGAAMSAETDFKCREDENRNKRPLVNQTTQMVPNLRSRIIQVDLQEEILKVLATPKENGAIHVDRSMLENVIGRQALVLSAESKQDFEAELIELNMIEFDVILGMDWLAKNHAIVDCQRKDIRLQTPTMEEVIYHGKSKERKSLLSASQAWKAIKGGEKIYLAVINQVKGEEIPKLEDIPIV from the exons ATGGCAGTAGCTACTATTGTGGCGGCAACATTGCAAGGGTTCGTGaacccattggctaacgccATCCAACCACCTCAAAAACCACAACCGCGTGGGATTAAATACAATTATGAATCCCTCCGAAGaaatcgagttccaactttcGACGGGAACCCAGACCCGGAAGTCAGTCATAATTGGCTAAAAAATGTCGAATTGCAATTACACCTACTTGAAGTGCCTGAAGAATTGAGAGTAGAGGTAGTAATACCGTTTCTTGAGGACAGAGCACGAAAATGGTGGGAAACCGTGTCACCATCTCTAGCCAAAGTGGAAGATATCACATGGCAGATTTTTAAGAGACACTTTCTAAAACAATACTATCCAGCTGAATTTCGTCTGCAGAAGCtgaatgaatttgaaaatttcaggCAGACACCGGATATGGCAGTAATGGAATATACCTCAAGGTTTAATGATCTGGGAACCTACGTCCCAACAATTATGTCTGATGAAACCTTGAAGATGCATCGTTTTAAGAAAGGACTAAGCAGCCGGATTCAATCGGCTTTGGCGATGTTCAAACCAAACAATTTTGCTGATTTGATGGGCGCGGCAATGAGCGCGGAAACAGATTTTAAATGCCGTGAAGATGAGAACAGGAATAAGAGACCCTTGGTTAACCAAACTACTCAAATGGTCCCAAATTTAAGAAGCCGAATAATTCAAGTGGACCTCCAAGAGGAAATTTTAAAAGTGCTGGCAACACCGAAGGAAAATGGTGCGATACATGTTGACAGAAGCATGTTGGAGAATGTTATCGGAAGACAGGCGCTTGTTTTGAGTGCGGAAAG TAAACAGGATTTTGAGGCAGAACTAATCGAACTCAACATGATTGAGTTTGACgtcattcttggaatggactggttagctaaaaaCCATGCTATAGTAGATTGCCAAAGGAAAGACATCAGACTTCAGACTCCAACTATGGAGGAAGTCATATACCACGGGAAATCCAAAGAACGAAAATCTCTACTATCTGCCTCACAAGCTTGGAAGGCCATAAAAGGAGGTGAAAAGATTTATCTGGCGGTAATCAATCAAGTCAAAGGGGAAGAAATCCCAaagttggaagatattccaattgtttaG